In Chloroflexota bacterium, the genomic window GCCTGACGCTGGCGCTCAAGTACCCTATGCTGCTGGAGCGCATGGTGCTGATTGACCCCACTGTGACGGGCAAACTTTCGACTTTTATCAACCTCTTCGTTTCGCCGGTAACGATGTTAGAGCGGTTTGGGCTGGGGCAGTTGATCGTCTGGCTGGTCGAGCGGATGTTCGTCGGTGTGACCGACCGGTTGATGCGGCCGGCTTCCTTTGCCGAGCGGTCGGGGATTACCGAGCGCGATTACCTGCGCTTGCGGGAAGACGCCCGGCGTCCAGGCCAGGGGCGGGTGCGCGCCGAATGCTTCCTTGCCATGCGGGAAAACGACCTTACCGGTCGTCTGAAAGCGTTGCGCGTTCCCGGGCTGGTGCTTTGGGGGGCCGAAGATAATACCGTGCCCTTGCGCGATGCGGGGGTGGTGGCCGACGAATGGTCCGAGGCCGACTTGCGCATTTTGCCCAAAGCGGGGCACTGGCCGCATTTCGAGCGCCCCGACCAGGTGCGCCGGCTTGTGGCGGCTTACCTGGGGTTGCCGCGCAGCAGCCCCTGGTTGCTGCCGCTGGGCCCTCAAGAGGCCACTCGCCTGGAAGAAGTTGCACGCTTTCTGCAGCGTGCCGATTTGGGGCGGGGCTTGAGCGATACCCAGCGGCTGCGGCTGGCAGGGCAACTGGACGTGCGTCGCCTGCAACCGGGTGAAGCGCTGGCGTATGCCGGCACGCCAGGTGATGAACTCTTCATTGTTTGGGAGGGCACGGTGGAAGTGTGGTCTGAGGAAGAGCAGGGGCGGCGGGAGCGGATGGCTGTGCTGCCCCCTGGCCGCATGACGGGCGAATTGGCCGTGCTGGATCAAGAGCCGCGCACCGCCGACCTGATCGCTGGGCCGGAAGGTGCGACCGTGTTGGCGCTTTCCCGAGCACGGCTGCTCTCGTTGGCCGAGGACGACGCCGTGCTCGGCACCCATTTGCTTCTCAACCTGGCAACCGCCATGTCGCAGCGGGCGCGCTATATTCTGTGGCAACTCGAACAGGCACGACGGGAAGGCGAGCGGTCTGCTTTCGAAGGTGTGTTGTTGCCGGGAAAAGAGCGTCCCCCTTCCGGCTTGCGCCCCCCGCAGGTCATGATGTGAGGGTGGCGCTTAAAGCGTCAGACGCCTGAGTGAGGGGGGCACCCAGGCGTCCGACGCTCACTATTATACACGAAAACCGCCGAAAAAACGTTGCAATTTCGTTGCAAAACGAAAGGCCAGGGAAGGCCGTTAAAAGCGCAAGCGCACTGAGTGAGGGGGGCACCCAGCACGCTTGCGCTTGTATTGTAGCACAAATTGTACAAAAATGCAATTTTAGACTTGCGAAATTCGTTTAGCGTTGGATGGTGTAGGTGTCGATCACTTTCCCATTGATGGTCACAAACTGAAAGGTCAGGTGCTGCGCGTCGGCCTCGACTTTGAGCGCCCCGTAGTTGGCGTTGTAGCGGAGTACACTACCAGGGATCGGCGTCTTGTTGGGAAAGGGATAGCGGCTGACGCCCCCCAGGCCGTTCACAATGTAGACGATGCCGTCGCGCATAATGCGTTCATAATCGTGGTCATGGCCGGTAAGCACCGCGGTTGCGCCCCACTGGGCGAAAGGCCAACGCATGCGCTTGGTGCTGCCGTGGCGGCCAGAAGAGTAAGGGGGATGGTGAAAGACAACGATTTTCCATGGTTCGGTAGCCGCGGCCAGTTGTTCCTGCAGCCATTGGGCTTGTTTGCCGTCGGGTACTGCGCCGTCGGGCTCGTGGTAGTCGCTGTCGAGGACGAAAATGTGCACCGGCCCGCGTGCGAACTGATAGTACCGCCCGTTGCCAAGGGGGCGCAGGTAGCGAAGATAAGCATCAATTTTACCGGTGCCCCAATCGTGGTTACCCAGGGCGGGGAAAAAGTGCCCGGCGGCGATGTCTTCCCCATAGTATTGGAGGACGTTCCGCTGCATCGTGTTGGCGCCGCCGACGGGGTAGTCGTTGTCGCCCAGGGAAAGGATGAAGTCGGGGTGCCAGGAATGTACCAGGGCAGCCACGGCGGCCTCGGCCTGGCCGCTTTCGCCGAAGTCGCCGATGACGGCAAAGTGCACCTCAGGAGGCGAAAAGAGGGGTGCCGCGGCGCCAGGGGCTGGGGTGGGCGAAGGCGGCAGCGGGGTGGCAGAAGCAGGGGCAAAAGGCGTGGCGGTATCTGTAGGGGCGAGGACGGTGGTTTGGAAAACGACCGTGGGGGTGGGGGAAGGGGCCGCGGCACAGGCGCCGAGCGCACCGGCCGCGATGAGGGCGAGCAACCAGATCAAGCGACGAAGGCGCATGAGAGACTCTCCTGGTGCCTGGCAGGTGGTTTTATCGATCTTCCGGGCGAGGGGTATCTTTGCCCACCGTGGGGTTCCAGTTCATGTAAGAAGTCAGGTTGCGGTAGAAGTAGCCGCGCCCGCGAAAGCGCACGAATTTGAGGGGATAGCGATTGGCGCGCACGTGAATGCGGTCGCCGTCTTCCAGGGCTACGGGGTCGTGGCCGTCAACGCTCACCACAGCCTCATGGGTCACGCCAACTTCCAGCGTGACCGTGCTGCCTTCGGAAAGCACCACTGCCCGGTCTACCGAAAGGTGCGGCGCGACCGGCATCAGCAAAATGTTCCGCAGTTCGGGTGGCAAAATAGGCCCCCCCGCGGCTAAAGCATAGGCCGTCGAGCCGGTGGGAGTGGCTGCAATCAACCCATCGGCGACGTAGCGCGCCAGCAACAGGTCGTCGACAAACGCGGTCACTTTGATGGGCCGCACGTACTGCCCCCGGCTGACCACCACTTCGTTGACCACATCCCAGCGGTGCACCAACGTTTCCCCGCGGTAGAGATGGGCTTCCAGCA contains:
- a CDS encoding NAD(+)/NADH kinase, with translation MTPSNASPFQHIVIAAHPQVPEALAEGHKVAAFLKRHGVEAYAGLLYEDELRQRVEEGQADLLIALGGDGTMLRAGHLCAPHGVPVLGINMGHFGFLIEVERSEWPNTLRQLLLGEAWLEERMMLEAHLYRGETLVHRWDVVNEVVVSRGQYVRPIKVTAFVDDLLLARYVADGLIAATPTGSTAYALAAGGPILPPELRNILLMPVAPHLSVDRAVVLSEGSTVTLEVGVTHEAVVSVDGHDPVALEDGDRIHVRANRYPLKFVRFRGRGYFYRNLTSYMNWNPTVGKDTPRPEDR
- a CDS encoding alkaline phosphatase; translation: MRLRRLIWLLALIAAGALGACAAAPSPTPTVVFQTTVLAPTDTATPFAPASATPLPPSPTPAPGAAAPLFSPPEVHFAVIGDFGESGQAEAAVAALVHSWHPDFILSLGDNDYPVGGANTMQRNVLQYYGEDIAAGHFFPALGNHDWGTGKIDAYLRYLRPLGNGRYYQFARGPVHIFVLDSDYHEPDGAVPDGKQAQWLQEQLAAATEPWKIVVFHHPPYSSGRHGSTKRMRWPFAQWGATAVLTGHDHDYERIMRDGIVYIVNGLGGVSRYPFPNKTPIPGSVLRYNANYGALKVEADAQHLTFQFVTINGKVIDTYTIQR
- a CDS encoding alpha/beta fold hydrolase, which codes for MSVYVINGQAVHVVEEGPPQYQTALLVHGWCSSWYALSPLIGMLSQRFHCLAVDLPGYGKSPPFPHRATITAYADLLAELIRQTSDGPVVYVGHSMGGMIGLTLALKYPMLLERMVLIDPTVTGKLSTFINLFVSPVTMLERFGLGQLIVWLVERMFVGVTDRLMRPASFAERSGITERDYLRLREDARRPGQGRVRAECFLAMRENDLTGRLKALRVPGLVLWGAEDNTVPLRDAGVVADEWSEADLRILPKAGHWPHFERPDQVRRLVAAYLGLPRSSPWLLPLGPQEATRLEEVARFLQRADLGRGLSDTQRLRLAGQLDVRRLQPGEALAYAGTPGDELFIVWEGTVEVWSEEEQGRRERMAVLPPGRMTGELAVLDQEPRTADLIAGPEGATVLALSRARLLSLAEDDAVLGTHLLLNLATAMSQRARYILWQLEQARREGERSAFEGVLLPGKERPPSGLRPPQVMM